In Oscillatoria sp. FACHB-1407, one genomic interval encodes:
- a CDS encoding helix-turn-helix domain-containing protein, with protein MTIQKTALSDCVKIGDLIRDLRHRLGLTQEKFAAQLGVTFPTVNRWENKHAKPSPLALEKIEAMVKRLGEPGKELLSKYTSGK; from the coding sequence ATGACGATTCAAAAAACAGCATTGTCCGATTGCGTCAAAATCGGTGACTTAATTCGTGATTTGCGGCATCGCTTAGGGTTAACGCAAGAAAAGTTTGCCGCTCAGTTAGGGGTGACGTTTCCAACGGTCAATCGTTGGGAAAACAAACACGCTAAACCCTCTCCCTTAGCGTTAGAGAAGATCGAAGCAATGGTGAAACGACTGGGAGAACCCGGTAAGGAATTGCTCTCGAAATACACGTCGGGGAAGTAA
- a CDS encoding IS4 family transposase, producing the protein MNQVTLLRDALRPHLAWHGARLSFVAAFLIALLRVKTVNFAEVATGFSGKAQTDSHYKRLQRFFRSYELNYTEIAQTVVALMAIPEPWTLSLDRTEWQFGDCVFNILMLGVVHEGVTFPLVWCLLDKRGNSNSDERMTLFSQFLERFGEREIACLTADREFVGKDWFGYLLSDPLTPFRIRIRENHKLTHGRVSLKVAIAFADLAVGQTKVLRHQRRLWGHWVYIAALRLEDNSLLVVATQSAPKSAISDYAKRWSIETLFGIFKTRGFCLESTHLTDRERLSKLLALLSLALCWVILTGEWLHEIKPLTIKKHGRRAKSIFRYGFDHLRHIVLNLEQKMDDFRHALQFLSCT; encoded by the coding sequence ATGAATCAGGTTACTCTACTTCGAGATGCACTGCGTCCCCATCTTGCTTGGCATGGGGCAAGATTAAGCTTTGTCGCTGCGTTCCTCATTGCCCTCTTGCGAGTCAAAACCGTCAATTTCGCTGAGGTAGCGACGGGCTTTAGTGGCAAGGCTCAGACCGATTCTCACTACAAACGCTTGCAGCGATTCTTCCGCTCCTACGAACTCAATTACACCGAGATTGCTCAAACGGTTGTCGCCCTCATGGCGATTCCAGAGCCGTGGACTTTGTCGTTAGACCGAACGGAGTGGCAGTTCGGTGATTGCGTCTTCAACATCCTAATGTTGGGCGTGGTGCATGAGGGTGTTACTTTTCCCCTCGTCTGGTGCTTACTCGATAAGCGAGGTAATTCCAACAGTGATGAACGCATGACGCTGTTCAGTCAGTTTCTAGAACGATTCGGTGAGCGAGAAATCGCTTGTCTGACCGCAGATCGAGAGTTTGTGGGTAAAGACTGGTTTGGGTATCTGCTGAGTGACCCGCTAACTCCCTTTCGGATTCGTATTCGAGAGAATCATAAACTCACTCATGGTCGAGTCAGCCTCAAAGTCGCGATTGCGTTTGCTGATTTAGCGGTGGGGCAAACCAAGGTTTTGCGTCATCAACGACGTTTGTGGGGGCACTGGGTTTATATTGCGGCTTTGCGCTTAGAGGACAATTCACTGTTAGTCGTTGCAACCCAAAGCGCCCCTAAATCTGCCATCTCTGATTATGCAAAACGCTGGTCGATTGAAACCTTGTTCGGTATCTTCAAAACCCGTGGTTTTTGCCTTGAATCGACTCATCTAACGGATCGGGAGCGCTTGAGCAAACTTCTGGCGTTACTCTCGTTAGCCTTGTGCTGGGTCATTCTTACTGGAGAATGGCTTCATGAAATCAAGCCGTTGACCATCAAAAAGCATGGACGCAGAGCCAAGAGCATTTTCCGTTATGGCTTTGACCATCTTCGCCACATCGTGCTCAACTTAGAGCAGAAAATGGATGATTTCCGCCACGCTCTACAATTTTTGTCCTGTACTTAG